From Terriglobia bacterium, one genomic window encodes:
- a CDS encoding DUF6152 family protein produces the protein HVWFYIDVKDEAGKVTNWGLEMGPPHMLQAGGWTRTTMKLGDTVSVQGSVAKNGSNRANARNVTTPDGKKMGAASSEGTNP, from the coding sequence CATGTTTGGTTCTATATCGATGTTAAAGACGAAGCCGGAAAGGTCACGAACTGGGGCCTGGAAATGGGCCCGCCGCACATGCTGCAGGCTGGCGGCTGGACGCGCACCACGATGAAGCTCGGTGATACGGTCAGCGTTCAGGGTTCGGTGGCGAAAAATGGCAGCAACCGCGCCAACGCAAGAAATGTCACCACGCCTGATGGAAAGAAAATGGGCGCGGCGTCCAGCGAAGGCACCAACCCGTAG